One Qiania dongpingensis genomic window carries:
- the secY gene encoding preprotein translocase subunit SecY — protein MWKTLQNAFKIKEVRKRILYTFFILIVVRIGAHLPVPGVNTAYFADWFASQSGTAFNFFDAMTGGSFTKLSVFALSITPYITSSIIIQLLTIAIPKLEEMQKEGEEGRKFIAKITRYVTVGLALIESTAMAIGFGRSGLILDYTWYNVIVVIVTMTAGSAMLMWLGERITERGIGNGISIILLINILSGLPDDFAALYERFMSGTSVAKAALSAVIILVVILAMVAFVVMLQGGERRIPVQYAKKMQGRKFVGGQSSNIPMKVNTAGVIPVIFASSLMSFPVVIAQFFTVDYSTFGGRILLGLSSSNWCRPSDPILSIGMIVYILLIVAFAYFYTSITFNPIEIADNMKKQGGFVPGIRPGRPTSDYLNRILNYIVFIGAVGLTVVAIIPILFSGLFNIGQLSFGGTSIIIIVGVILETLKQVESLMLVRYYKGFLSD, from the coding sequence ATGTGGAAGACACTCCAGAATGCATTTAAAATAAAAGAAGTCAGAAAGAGGATCCTTTACACATTCTTCATTTTAATTGTAGTGAGAATTGGCGCTCATCTGCCAGTTCCGGGTGTTAACACGGCATACTTTGCCGATTGGTTTGCAAGCCAGTCCGGCACGGCATTCAACTTTTTTGACGCCATGACCGGCGGCTCATTTACGAAACTCTCTGTATTTGCACTGAGCATTACTCCTTATATCACATCCTCCATCATCATCCAGCTCCTTACCATTGCAATTCCGAAGCTGGAAGAGATGCAGAAGGAAGGCGAAGAAGGAAGAAAGTTCATAGCCAAGATCACGAGGTACGTGACGGTTGGTCTCGCGCTTATCGAGTCCACCGCCATGGCGATCGGATTTGGACGCTCCGGCCTGATCCTCGACTATACCTGGTACAATGTCATTGTCGTCATCGTGACCATGACAGCCGGCAGTGCGATGCTCATGTGGCTGGGTGAAAGAATTACAGAAAGGGGGATTGGGAACGGCATTTCCATTATCCTCCTGATCAATATCCTGTCCGGGCTGCCGGATGACTTTGCCGCGCTTTATGAGCGGTTCATGTCAGGAACATCTGTGGCGAAAGCGGCGCTTTCCGCAGTCATCATCCTGGTCGTCATTCTGGCCATGGTGGCCTTCGTCGTCATGCTCCAGGGCGGGGAAAGAAGAATTCCCGTGCAGTATGCCAAGAAGATGCAGGGGCGGAAGTTTGTGGGCGGACAGTCCAGCAACATTCCGATGAAAGTGAATACGGCCGGCGTGATACCGGTGATCTTCGCTTCTTCCCTCATGTCTTTCCCGGTGGTCATCGCACAGTTTTTCACAGTGGACTACTCCACCTTTGGCGGCAGGATCCTTTTGGGACTCAGCTCCTCCAACTGGTGCAGGCCCTCTGACCCGATTTTAAGCATCGGCATGATTGTTTATATTCTATTGATCGTTGCTTTTGCATATTTTTATACCTCAATCACCTTCAATCCGATTGAGATCGCGGATAACATGAAGAAGCAGGGTGGTTTTGTTCCAGGCATCCGCCCGGGACGCCCCACGTCGGACTATCTGAACAGGATTCTTAACTATATCGTATTCATTGGCGCGGTCGGCCTTACGGTCGTGGCCATCATCCCGATTCTGTTCTCCGGCCTTTTCAACATCGGCCAGCTGTCCTTCGGAGGCACATCCATCATCATTATCGTGGGTGTCATCCTTGAAACACTGAAGCAGGTGGAATCCCTGATGCTAGTGAGATACTACAAGGGCTTCCTGAGCGACTAA
- a CDS encoding adenylate kinase, with translation MRLIMLGAPGAGKGTQAKKIADRYQIPHISTGDIFRANIKNGTELGKKAKAYMDQGALVPDELVVDLVADRVKQPDCENGYVLDGFPRTIPQAENLDAVLTSMGQRIDYAINVEVPDDHIVRRMSGRRACVGCGATYHIVHAPAAKEGICDRCGEALILRDDDKPETVSKRLAVYHEQTQPLMEYYSRKGCLAEVDGTEDMEDVFADICRILGE, from the coding sequence ATGAGACTTATTATGTTAGGAGCACCTGGGGCAGGAAAAGGGACACAGGCGAAGAAGATTGCCGACCGGTACCAGATTCCGCATATATCCACGGGTGATATCTTCCGGGCCAACATTAAGAATGGCACGGAGCTTGGAAAAAAGGCGAAAGCTTATATGGATCAGGGCGCGCTTGTTCCGGATGAACTGGTGGTCGACCTGGTCGCTGACAGAGTAAAACAGCCGGATTGTGAAAACGGCTATGTATTGGATGGATTCCCGAGGACCATTCCCCAGGCGGAAAACTTGGATGCGGTGCTCACTTCCATGGGGCAGAGGATTGACTATGCCATCAATGTAGAGGTGCCGGATGACCATATTGTCCGCCGGATGTCCGGAAGACGGGCCTGCGTAGGCTGCGGGGCGACGTATCACATCGTTCATGCTCCCGCCGCAAAGGAGGGAATCTGCGACAGATGCGGAGAGGCGCTCATCTTAAGAGATGACGACAAGCCGGAGACCGTGTCAAAACGTCTTGCCGTGTACCATGAACAGACCCAGCCCCTTATGGAGTATTACAGCCGGAAGGGCTGTCTGGCGGAAGTGGACGGCACTGAGGACATGGAAGATGTCTTCGCGGATATCTGCAGAATATTAGGAGAATAG
- the map gene encoding type I methionyl aminopeptidase: MAVTIKSEREIELMREAGRLLAKTHVELEKALHAGMTTKEVDRICEEIIRSYGCIPSFLNYNGFPASVCVSVNDEVVHGIPTRSRVIHEGDIVSLDTGLIYKGYQSDAARTYGVGEISEEAAKLIEVTKQSFFEGIKYARPGYHINDIGTAVQKYCEQFGFGVVRDLVGHGIGTEMHEAPEIPNFDTGRRGIRLRPGMTLAIEPMVNIGRFDVAWTDDDWTVVTEDGSLSAHYENTILITEGEPEILSL; the protein is encoded by the coding sequence ATGGCAGTTACCATCAAATCAGAAAGAGAGATCGAACTGATGAGGGAAGCCGGGCGGCTCCTTGCCAAAACCCATGTAGAACTTGAAAAAGCGCTCCACGCGGGAATGACAACGAAGGAAGTTGACCGCATCTGTGAGGAGATCATCAGAAGCTACGGATGCATCCCGTCTTTCCTGAATTACAACGGTTTTCCCGCATCCGTATGCGTATCCGTCAACGACGAAGTCGTTCATGGGATCCCGACCAGAAGCAGGGTGATTCACGAAGGCGATATTGTCAGTCTCGACACGGGACTGATATACAAGGGCTATCAGTCAGATGCAGCCAGGACCTACGGCGTAGGAGAGATCAGTGAAGAAGCGGCAAAGCTCATCGAGGTGACGAAGCAGAGCTTCTTTGAAGGAATCAAATATGCCAGACCCGGATATCACATCAATGATATCGGGACTGCGGTGCAGAAGTATTGTGAACAGTTCGGCTTTGGCGTTGTCCGCGACTTGGTAGGACACGGCATCGGAACCGAAATGCACGAAGCGCCGGAAATCCCCAATTTCGATACGGGCAGAAGGGGCATAAGACTCAGGCCCGGTATGACGCTGGCCATTGAACCGATGGTCAATATCGGCCGTTTCGATGTGGCCTGGACGGATGATGACTGGACCGTGGTCACGGAAGACGGTTCTCTGTCGGCTCATTATGAGAATACGATTCTCATCACCGAAGGGGAGCCGGAAATCCTTTCCCTGTAG
- a CDS encoding KOW domain-containing RNA-binding protein — translation MRKETGGFAISKAGHDKGKLYAVIGYREGKYLLADGRIRTLEKAKPKKEKHLQFIHAQDERLAELMRGGKPVRNEDVKRAIKLYQAKVPTK, via the coding sequence ATGAGGAAGGAAACAGGCGGATTCGCCATTTCAAAAGCCGGTCATGACAAAGGAAAGCTGTATGCCGTCATCGGATACCGGGAGGGAAAATACCTGCTGGCCGATGGGAGGATAAGAACTTTGGAAAAAGCCAAACCGAAGAAGGAAAAGCATCTGCAGTTCATCCATGCACAGGATGAGCGGCTGGCAGAACTTATGAGGGGCGGAAAGCCGGTCAGGAATGAAGACGTGAAGCGGGCCATAAAGCTGTATCAGGCCAAGGTCCCCACCAAGTAG
- the infA gene encoding translation initiation factor IF-1 has product MSKSDVIEIEGTVVEKLPNAMFQVELENGHQVLAHISGKLRMNYIRILPGDKVTLELSPYDLSKGRIIWRDK; this is encoded by the coding sequence ATGTCAAAGAGTGACGTTATTGAAATTGAAGGAACCGTAGTGGAAAAACTGCCCAATGCCATGTTTCAGGTTGAACTGGAAAACGGACATCAGGTACTGGCACATATCAGCGGCAAGCTTCGTATGAACTACATCAGGATCTTGCCGGGTGATAAAGTTACTTTGGAACTGTCTCCTTATGACCTGTCCAAGGGAAGGATCATCTGGAGAGATAAGTAA
- the rpmJ gene encoding 50S ribosomal protein L36 yields the protein MKVRSSVKPICEKCKVIKRKGSVRVICENPKHKQRQG from the coding sequence GTGAAAGTAAGATCATCTGTTAAACCGATTTGTGAGAAATGCAAGGTTATTAAAAGAAAAGGCAGCGTCAGGGTTATTTGTGAGAATCCGAAGCATAAACAGCGTCAGGGCTGA
- the rpsM gene encoding 30S ribosomal protein S13 produces MARISGVDLPREKRVEIGLTYIYGIGRTSASRLLKEANVNPDTRVRDLTDEEVKRISSAIEADHQLVEGDLRREVAMNIKRLQEIGCYRGIRHRRGLPVRGQKTKTNARTRKGPRKTVANKKK; encoded by the coding sequence ATGGCTCGTATTTCAGGTGTCGATTTACCAAGAGAAAAGCGCGTTGAAATCGGATTGACTTATATCTATGGGATCGGTAGGACTAGTGCCAGCCGCCTCTTAAAGGAAGCCAATGTAAACCCTGATACTCGTGTGAGAGACCTGACTGATGAAGAAGTCAAGAGGATCTCATCCGCCATCGAGGCAGATCACCAGCTGGTTGAAGGTGATCTCCGCCGTGAAGTGGCGATGAATATCAAGAGATTACAGGAGATTGGCTGTTACAGAGGCATCCGTCATAGGAGAGGTCTGCCCGTTCGCGGTCAGAAGACCAAGACAAACGCCAGGACCAGAAAAGGTCCCAGGAAGACAGTAGCGAACAAGAAGAAATAA
- the rpsK gene encoding 30S ribosomal protein S11, translating to MAKKVSTAKKVTKKRVKKNVERGQAHIQSSFNNTIVTLTDTQGNALSWASAGGLGFRGSRKSTPYAAQMAAETATKAALVHGLKSVDVMVKGPGSGREAAIRALQACGLEVTSIKDVTPVPHNGCRPPKRRRV from the coding sequence ATGGCTAAAAAAGTGTCCACTGCAAAGAAAGTGACAAAAAAGCGTGTTAAGAAAAACGTTGAACGCGGACAAGCGCACATCCAGTCATCTTTTAACAATACCATCGTAACGTTAACAGATACACAGGGCAATGCTCTGTCATGGGCTAGTGCAGGCGGTCTGGGATTTAGAGGTTCAAGGAAATCTACTCCATATGCAGCGCAGATGGCTGCAGAAACTGCTACGAAGGCAGCACTTGTACATGGATTGAAGTCCGTTGACGTAATGGTAAAGGGCCCCGGATCAGGTCGTGAGGCTGCTATCCGTGCACTGCAGGCATGCGGTCTGGAAGTAACCAGTATCAAAGACGTAACCCCGGTTCCCCATAATGGATGCCGTCCACCCAAACGTAGAAGAGTTTAA
- the rpsD gene encoding 30S ribosomal protein S4, producing MAVDRVPVLKRCRSLGLDPVYLGIDKKSTRELKRSNRKMSEYGLQLREKQKAKFIYGVLEKPFRNYYAKAERMSGMVGENLLIMLESRLDNVLFRAGLGRTRKETRQIVDHKHVLVNGRCVNIPSFLVKAGDVITIKEKAKDSQRYKDVLDVTAGRLVPEWLDVDAENLSVTIKQLPTREMIDVPVNEMLIVELYSK from the coding sequence GTGGCAGTAGATAGAGTTCCTGTTCTTAAAAGATGCAGGTCCCTTGGACTTGACCCGGTTTATTTAGGAATAGATAAGAAATCAACGAGAGAATTAAAGAGATCCAATAGGAAGATGAGCGAATACGGCCTTCAGCTGCGCGAAAAGCAGAAAGCCAAATTCATTTATGGTGTGTTAGAGAAGCCTTTTAGAAATTACTATGCAAAAGCTGAGAGAATGAGCGGCATGGTTGGTGAAAATCTTCTTATCATGCTGGAGTCCAGACTGGACAACGTACTGTTCAGAGCCGGCCTCGGCAGAACGAGAAAAGAAACGAGACAGATTGTGGATCACAAGCATGTCCTGGTAAACGGCAGATGTGTGAACATTCCGTCTTTCCTGGTAAAAGCAGGCGATGTCATCACTATTAAAGAAAAAGCAAAAGATTCCCAGAGATACAAGGATGTTCTGGATGTGACAGCCGGAAGGCTGGTGCCGGAGTGGCTCGATGTGGATGCTGAGAACCTCTCTGTTACGATCAAACAGCTCCCCACAAGAGAGATGATCGATGTACCGGTTAACGAAATGCTTATCGTCGAGCTGTACTCCAAATAA
- a CDS encoding DNA-directed RNA polymerase subunit alpha, with translation MFDFEKPNIEIVEISEDKKYGRFVVEPLERGYGTTLGNSLRRIMLSSLPGAAVSQVKIDGVLHEFSSIPGVKEDVTEIIMNLKNLAIRNTSETNEPKVAYVEFEGEGVVTGADIQVDQDIEVINPEQVIATLSGGSDCKLYMELTITKGRGYVSADKNKSEDLPIGVIAIDSIYTPIERVNLSVENTRVGQITDFDKLTLDVYTNGTLAPDEAVSLAAKVLSEHLNLFIDLSENAKTAEVMVEKEDNEKEKVLEMNIDELELSVRSYNCLKRAGINTVEELTNRTSEDMMKVRNLGRKSLEEVLGKLKELGLELNPSDE, from the coding sequence GTGTTCGATTTTGAAAAACCCAATATTGAAATTGTTGAGATTTCAGAAGATAAGAAGTATGGAAGATTCGTTGTCGAGCCTCTGGAGAGGGGATATGGCACTACTCTGGGCAACTCCCTGAGAAGGATCATGCTGTCTTCTCTGCCGGGAGCGGCGGTCAGCCAGGTAAAGATCGACGGTGTCCTCCATGAATTCAGTTCCATCCCGGGTGTTAAAGAAGATGTGACTGAGATCATTATGAACCTGAAGAACCTGGCGATCCGGAACACCAGCGAGACCAATGAGCCGAAAGTGGCTTATGTGGAATTCGAGGGGGAAGGCGTTGTAACAGGCGCCGATATCCAGGTTGACCAGGATATTGAAGTGATCAATCCGGAGCAGGTGATTGCCACCCTCAGCGGCGGCAGCGACTGCAAGCTGTACATGGAACTGACCATCACCAAGGGCCGGGGCTATGTGAGCGCGGATAAGAACAAGAGTGAGGATCTGCCCATTGGCGTGATCGCGATCGATTCCATTTACACTCCCATTGAGCGTGTGAATCTCTCGGTTGAGAACACTCGTGTAGGTCAGATTACCGATTTCGATAAGCTGACTCTGGACGTATATACCAACGGCACTCTGGCTCCCGACGAAGCGGTAAGCCTCGCGGCTAAAGTACTGAGTGAACATCTGAATCTGTTCATTGACCTTTCTGAAAATGCCAAGACTGCGGAAGTCATGGTAGAGAAGGAAGACAATGAAAAAGAGAAAGTTTTGGAAATGAACATTGATGAGCTTGAGCTCTCTGTCCGTTCCTACAACTGTCTGAAGCGCGCGGGCATCAATACCGTAGAGGAGCTGACGAACCGCACTTCAGAAGATATGATGAAGGTCAGGAACCTGGGCCGCAAGTCTCTGGAGGAAGTTCTCGGCAAGCTGAAAGAGCTTGGACTCGAGCTCAATCCCAGCGACGAATAA
- a CDS encoding bL17 family ribosomal protein, whose product MAGYRKLGRTSSQRKALLRNQVTNLLYHGKIVTTEAKAKEIRKIAEGLIAMAVKEKDNFEEVTVTAKVARKDKDGKRVKEVVDGKKVTVYDEIQKTIKKDKPSRLHARRKMLEVLYPVTEVPKEVAGRKKNTKSVDMPAKLFDEIAPKYVDRKGGYTRIVKIGQRKGDAAMEVLIELV is encoded by the coding sequence ATGGCAGGTTATAGAAAACTTGGAAGAACTTCAAGCCAGAGAAAAGCATTGTTACGCAATCAGGTGACAAATCTTTTATACCATGGCAAGATCGTGACTACGGAAGCAAAGGCGAAGGAAATCCGCAAGATTGCTGAAGGCCTGATCGCTATGGCAGTAAAGGAAAAAGACAACTTTGAAGAGGTTACTGTTACTGCGAAGGTGGCAAGAAAAGATAAAGATGGCAAGAGGGTAAAAGAAGTGGTAGACGGAAAGAAAGTTACCGTTTATGACGAGATCCAGAAGACCATCAAAAAAGATAAGCCCAGCAGGCTGCACGCGCGCCGTAAGATGCTGGAAGTGCTGTATCCTGTGACCGAGGTTCCGAAGGAAGTCGCCGGCCGCAAGAAAAACACGAAATCCGTTGATATGCCCGCAAAGCTTTTTGACGAGATCGCTCCGAAATATGTTGACCGCAAAGGCGGTTATACCAGAATCGTGAAGATCGGTCAGAGAAAAGGCGACGCAGCAATGGAAGTGCTGATCGAGCTGGTATAA
- a CDS encoding GntR family transcriptional regulator, protein MSDYVLNTSNIKYKALYTWLIGKINDGSFGYKEKLPSEASLCEQFQISRQTVRNAMDRLCREGYVERVKGSGSFVKKPVRQREKTIGVIFLTISGYINANVLNGIENVLSSKGYSILLELSHNRVGNEARFLQKMLASNVSGLIIEGTKSSFPTPNDALFRQLAEQKIPYVFVHNGYTNVPAPAIVWDDRRVSYELTQRLINAGHKNIAGLFKFDEMQGVNRYLGYIDALMDNQMEIQEDYIGWYSDSNQPEERRRKTNYADAFAMDILGHCSALICYNDLIACHIIRHYIARGISIPDQVSVASFDNSDVTKLYNLQRIPSVTHPKEEMGRQAASLLMEYIENPSLNAAERKIITL, encoded by the coding sequence ATGTCAGACTATGTATTGAATACAAGCAATATAAAATACAAGGCCCTCTATACCTGGCTAATTGGCAAGATCAACGACGGTTCCTTTGGCTATAAAGAAAAGCTGCCGTCAGAGGCCTCTCTCTGTGAACAATTCCAGATCAGCCGCCAGACAGTACGGAACGCCATGGATCGGCTGTGCCGGGAAGGCTACGTGGAACGGGTCAAGGGGAGCGGCAGCTTTGTAAAAAAGCCGGTGCGGCAGCGTGAAAAGACGATCGGGGTCATTTTTCTCACCATTTCCGGTTACATTAACGCCAACGTACTCAACGGGATAGAAAACGTCCTCTCTTCCAAGGGATACAGCATCCTGCTGGAGCTCAGTCACAACCGCGTGGGCAATGAGGCCCGCTTTCTTCAGAAAATGCTGGCAAGCAATGTCTCCGGCCTGATCATAGAGGGAACCAAAAGCAGCTTCCCCACTCCAAATGACGCTCTGTTCCGGCAGCTGGCCGAACAGAAAATCCCGTATGTTTTCGTTCACAATGGCTACACCAACGTACCTGCTCCTGCCATCGTCTGGGATGACCGCAGGGTATCTTATGAGCTCACACAGCGTCTGATCAATGCCGGGCATAAAAATATCGCCGGACTTTTTAAGTTCGACGAAATGCAGGGTGTCAATCGATATCTTGGCTATATCGACGCTCTTATGGATAATCAGATGGAGATTCAGGAGGACTATATCGGATGGTACAGTGATTCCAACCAGCCGGAAGAGAGGCGGCGGAAAACAAATTACGCCGACGCCTTTGCCATGGATATTCTGGGCCATTGCAGCGCTCTTATCTGCTACAACGACTTGATCGCCTGCCATATCATACGCCACTATATCGCCAGAGGCATATCCATACCGGATCAAGTCTCTGTGGCCAGCTTCGACAATTCCGACGTCACAAAGCTATACAACCTGCAGAGGATTCCCAGCGTCACCCATCCAAAGGAGGAAATGGGCAGACAGGCCGCTTCTCTCCTGATGGAGTATATCGAAAATCCGTCGCTTAACGCCGCAGAGAGGAAGATCATCACACTGTAA
- a CDS encoding L-fucose/L-arabinose isomerase family protein yields MTVMEPVTVGYVPTRRSNFSVEAALHYKEEIADQIKKFPIRLVDIEDINEEGLLLCQSDVPKVIKKMKEQDVDALFFPHCNFGCEGAIGQVAAALRVPVLLYGPQDDAPDETGMRTRDSQCGLFASGKVMRRHNVTFSYITNVSPTDDVFLRGFERFIRAAEVVKTMKHIRVLQIGPRPCDFLSVMANESELMEKFGIEVFPISLMELELEMERIRREEKDKLEEVSCFISRAYTGPGAERTGPRETLAAMKLAVQSFADRYLCNCACIQCWAAMQEKLDIYPCAVNSMLADEGFPVACETDINGAVSAMLIQAAAGNRIPHFLADLTVRHPEKENVELLWHCGAFPSAFAKDKKNCRITEAWDGNPQCGNCAWELQNGDITVCRFDGDHGEYSLFLGEGKGIDGPYCRGTYVWFEVNDWPAWEHKLVKGPYIHHVAGTYGRVADVLYEACRYIPGLRADPAYPSDIELERRLRS; encoded by the coding sequence ATGACAGTTATGGAGCCAGTCACCGTTGGATATGTGCCTACGCGAAGAAGTAATTTCAGCGTTGAGGCGGCACTGCACTATAAGGAGGAGATTGCGGACCAGATAAAAAAATTTCCAATCCGCCTGGTCGACATTGAGGACATCAATGAGGAAGGACTGCTGCTTTGCCAGTCGGATGTTCCGAAAGTCATTAAAAAGATGAAAGAGCAGGATGTGGACGCACTGTTTTTCCCGCACTGCAATTTTGGGTGCGAGGGCGCGATCGGACAGGTAGCCGCCGCGCTCCGGGTACCGGTGCTTTTGTATGGACCGCAGGATGACGCTCCCGACGAGACGGGGATGAGGACCAGGGATTCGCAGTGCGGACTTTTCGCATCGGGGAAAGTGATGAGAAGACATAATGTGACTTTTTCTTACATAACGAACGTATCTCCCACAGATGATGTGTTCCTTCGCGGATTTGAGCGTTTCATCCGGGCAGCGGAGGTGGTGAAGACCATGAAGCATATCCGTGTGCTCCAGATTGGGCCAAGACCCTGTGATTTCCTGAGCGTGATGGCAAACGAAAGTGAGCTGATGGAAAAATTCGGGATCGAGGTCTTTCCGATATCTCTCATGGAGCTGGAATTGGAGATGGAGCGGATACGGAGGGAAGAGAAAGACAAACTGGAGGAAGTCTCCTGCTTTATAAGCAGGGCCTATACCGGACCAGGGGCCGAAAGGACCGGACCGAGAGAGACCTTAGCGGCGATGAAGCTGGCCGTTCAGAGCTTTGCAGACAGATATCTGTGTAACTGCGCGTGTATTCAATGCTGGGCCGCCATGCAGGAAAAGCTGGATATTTATCCCTGCGCGGTGAATTCCATGCTGGCCGACGAGGGGTTCCCCGTGGCCTGTGAGACGGATATAAATGGAGCTGTTTCAGCAATGCTGATTCAGGCGGCCGCCGGAAACCGCATTCCGCATTTTCTGGCGGATCTGACCGTGAGGCACCCGGAAAAGGAAAATGTAGAACTCCTGTGGCACTGCGGAGCATTTCCGTCCGCTTTTGCAAAGGATAAGAAGAACTGCCGGATCACAGAGGCGTGGGACGGAAATCCTCAGTGCGGAAATTGTGCCTGGGAGCTTCAGAACGGAGATATCACCGTATGCCGCTTCGACGGGGACCATGGGGAGTATTCGCTGTTCCTGGGGGAAGGGAAAGGGATCGACGGCCCATACTGCCGGGGGACATATGTGTGGTTTGAGGTGAATGACTGGCCGGCCTGGGAACACAAGCTGGTCAAAGGTCCTTATATTCATCATGTGGCTGGTACTTATGGAAGGGTCGCCGATGTCCTGTATGAGGCCTGCCGGTATATTCCGGGGCTTCGGGCGGATCCGGCGTATCCGTCTGACATAGAACTGGAGAGACGGCTCAGGTCATAG
- a CDS encoding ABC transporter permease has translation MSNNEKMPGTANKPRVSLLKRFFLQSYSSAIVAIVILVLVFTVFTDAFLTPFNIFNLSRTAAVYAFIGAAQLILMVIGDMNLGIGACGALSTVVMGTLMANYGMGTLPSILAALAVSAVCGLVIGLLVVKLNLNPWIITLAMSFIFNGLAIGSSHGYSYEMTAALTWAGRKKVGMFSFLFILMIVLVVVLYIVFRHTKYGRDVLAVGGNRTAARLSGINVNWIVISCNILSCIFACVAAILWASRTGTASPNTGSDWMMYSIAVCAIGGIPLLGGSFTALGFFCGSWILTMVRNGLTMLNVDVYYEQVFLGAIILLAVSVESVRARVAEKMM, from the coding sequence ATGAGTAATAATGAGAAAATGCCCGGAACAGCAAACAAGCCGAGAGTATCGCTGCTAAAACGGTTCTTTCTGCAGTCCTATTCCAGCGCGATTGTTGCGATCGTCATACTGGTGCTGGTGTTCACCGTATTTACAGATGCGTTTCTGACGCCCTTTAATATTTTCAACCTGTCCAGAACGGCTGCCGTTTATGCCTTTATCGGAGCGGCCCAGCTGATCTTGATGGTCATCGGAGATATGAATCTGGGCATCGGCGCCTGCGGGGCTCTCTCCACGGTGGTGATGGGGACCCTGATGGCAAACTATGGAATGGGAACTCTGCCGTCCATCCTGGCGGCTCTGGCGGTATCGGCAGTCTGCGGCCTGGTCATAGGGCTGCTGGTGGTAAAGCTGAACCTGAATCCCTGGATCATTACGCTGGCCATGTCTTTCATATTCAACGGACTGGCGATTGGCAGCTCTCATGGCTATTCATATGAGATGACAGCGGCTTTGACATGGGCGGGCCGGAAAAAGGTAGGGATGTTCTCCTTCCTGTTCATTCTTATGATTGTATTGGTGGTAGTTCTTTACATTGTATTCCGTCACACGAAATATGGAAGGGATGTTCTGGCGGTGGGCGGCAACCGGACGGCGGCCAGGCTGTCGGGAATCAATGTGAACTGGATCGTGATCTCCTGTAATATCCTCTCCTGCATATTTGCCTGTGTCGCCGCGATCCTGTGGGCTTCCCGGACGGGGACGGCCTCGCCCAATACAGGCTCCGACTGGATGATGTATTCCATAGCCGTATGCGCCATAGGCGGTATTCCGCTTCTGGGAGGCAGCTTCACGGCGCTGGGCTTCTTCTGCGGTTCCTGGATACTGACCATGGTCCGAAACGGGCTGACGATGTTAAACGTGGATGTTTATTATGAACAGGTTTTCCTGGGCGCGATCATCCTGCTGGCCGTATCGGTGGAATCTGTACGGGCCAGGGTAGCGGAGAAAATGATGTGA